Proteins from a single region of Salvelinus sp. IW2-2015 linkage group LG4p, ASM291031v2, whole genome shotgun sequence:
- the LOC111960740 gene encoding centrosomal protein of 295 kDa isoform X1: MKRKVSRLRLSPNEEAQLIREEHERRRKLRIEQVREQERYIALQIRTEVRQRLERELQNLAQELKEEWERQHREKQETLQKLYQDNLRVLGEGHRNAKENKPDCEAIAQKNEENNVRADERYRDAIKELKSQRQKEKEEQNRFEARKKAIQVEKERAAKVANLPSLPPNPIENIESRKLPGVKKSDVDAFSVTHYHMPETAVDREVDTAQPKAWEEVRRLQELGQEEQRERQEQLEKARLRGNHALRRERLTQDRERLLVDLEHMHQTDLLRRRQVMTQMPAQIFQPLYKRQEMREDWQRDMEFTFEDMYTGERRVKGALVLQLVPEPLAAVSTGSQDEDRDLTLEEATPDLTPLAGAEEQQDEEPSRPLGGAPRQALKKLLTSVRSQRHQWGYRRLVDPTSDCQTIQTAERDTASGGTTIESGSLASEKRGRPLTTSPRLPDPSQPAQAIETTEEYIVAGTLLHPD, encoded by the exons ATGAAGAGAAAGGTGTCTCGATTACGGTTAAGTCCAAATGAAGAAGCGCAACTCATTCGAGAGGAACACGAAAGGAGAAGGAAGCTGCGAATAGAACAG GTGCGGGAACAGGAGCGGTATATCGCCCTGCAAATCCGCACGGAAGTTCGGCAGCGACTGGAGCGCGAGCTGCAGAACCTGGCGCAGGAGTTGAAGGAGGAGTGGGAGCGACAGCACAGGGAGAAACAGGAGACCCTGCAAAAGTTATATCAGGACAATCTCCGAGTTTTGGGAGAGGGACATAGAAATGCCAAAGAAAAT AAGCCTGACTGTGAGGCAATTGCACAGAAAAATGAGGAGAATAACGTTCGGGCAGATGAGCGCTATCGAGACGCCATCAAAGAGCTCAAatcacagagacagaaagaaaaggaGGAACAAAATCG TTTTGAGGCTAGGAAGAAGGCCATAcaagtggagaaggagagggcagCAAAAGTGGCCAACCTCCCATCCCTTCCACCCAACCCAATTGAG AATATTGAGTCAAGGAAGCTACCTGGAGTGAAGAAATCGGACGTGGATGCCTTCTCTGTGACCCACTATCACATGCCAGAGACTGCAGTGGACAGGGAAGTCGACACAGCACAG CCAAAGGCATGGGAGGAGGTGCGGCGCCTGCAGGAGCTAGGacaggaggagcagagggagagacaggagcagCTGGAGAAAGCTCGTCTTAGGGGCAACCACGCACTGAGGAGGGAACGGCTCACACAG GACCGAGAGCGTCTCCTGGTGGACCTGGAACACATGCATCAGACAGACCTGTTGAGGCGCAGGCAGGTGATGACTCAGATGCCTGCCCAGATCTTCCAGCCGCTCTACAAGAGACAGGAGATGAGGGAGGACTGGCAGAGGGACATGGAGTTCACTTTTGAGGATATGTACACTGGAGAGAGGA GAGTGAAAGGTGCCCTGGTGCTGCAGCTGGTCCCAGAGCCTCTCGCAGCTGTGTCCACTGGCAGCCAGGATGAAGACCGAGACCTGACCCTGGAGGAGGCCACTCCTGACCTTACACCCTTGGCTGGGGCAGAGGAACAACAGGATGAAG AACCATCCAGGCCTCTAGGTGGTGCTCCCAGACAGGCCTTGAAGAAACTATTGACCAGCGTCAGGTCACAGAGACACCAGTGGGGCTACCGGAGGCTGGTTGACCCCACGTCTGACTGCCAAACTATTCAGACAGCAGAGCGCGACACGGCCTCAGGTGGTACGACCATTGAGTCAGGCTCTCTGGCCAGCGAAAAGCGGGGCCGACCGTTGACCACTAGTCCCAGACTCCCTGACCCCTCTCAGCCAGCCCAAG CTATAGAGACAACAGAGGAGTACATAGTAGCTGGTACCCTGCTCCATCCTGATTAA
- the LOC111960740 gene encoding centrosomal protein of 295 kDa isoform X3, with protein MKRKVSRLRLSPNEEAQLIREEHERRRKLRIEQVREQERYIALQIRTEVRQRLERELQNLAQELKEEWERQHREKQETLQKLYQDNLRVLGEGHRNAKENKPDCEAIAQKNEENNVRADERYRDAIKELKSQRQKEKEEQNRFEARKKAIQVEKERAAKVANLPSLPPNPIENIESRKLPGVKKSDVDAFSVTHYHMPETAVDREVDTAQPKAWEEVRRLQELGQEEQRERQEQLEKARLRGNHALRRERLTQDRERLLVDLEHMHQTDLLRRRQVMTQMPAQIFQPLYKRQEMREDWQRDMEFTFEDMYTGERRVKGALVLQLVPEPLAAVSTGSQDEDRDLTLEEATPDLTPLAGAEEQQDEGL; from the exons ATGAAGAGAAAGGTGTCTCGATTACGGTTAAGTCCAAATGAAGAAGCGCAACTCATTCGAGAGGAACACGAAAGGAGAAGGAAGCTGCGAATAGAACAG GTGCGGGAACAGGAGCGGTATATCGCCCTGCAAATCCGCACGGAAGTTCGGCAGCGACTGGAGCGCGAGCTGCAGAACCTGGCGCAGGAGTTGAAGGAGGAGTGGGAGCGACAGCACAGGGAGAAACAGGAGACCCTGCAAAAGTTATATCAGGACAATCTCCGAGTTTTGGGAGAGGGACATAGAAATGCCAAAGAAAAT AAGCCTGACTGTGAGGCAATTGCACAGAAAAATGAGGAGAATAACGTTCGGGCAGATGAGCGCTATCGAGACGCCATCAAAGAGCTCAAatcacagagacagaaagaaaaggaGGAACAAAATCG TTTTGAGGCTAGGAAGAAGGCCATAcaagtggagaaggagagggcagCAAAAGTGGCCAACCTCCCATCCCTTCCACCCAACCCAATTGAG AATATTGAGTCAAGGAAGCTACCTGGAGTGAAGAAATCGGACGTGGATGCCTTCTCTGTGACCCACTATCACATGCCAGAGACTGCAGTGGACAGGGAAGTCGACACAGCACAG CCAAAGGCATGGGAGGAGGTGCGGCGCCTGCAGGAGCTAGGacaggaggagcagagggagagacaggagcagCTGGAGAAAGCTCGTCTTAGGGGCAACCACGCACTGAGGAGGGAACGGCTCACACAG GACCGAGAGCGTCTCCTGGTGGACCTGGAACACATGCATCAGACAGACCTGTTGAGGCGCAGGCAGGTGATGACTCAGATGCCTGCCCAGATCTTCCAGCCGCTCTACAAGAGACAGGAGATGAGGGAGGACTGGCAGAGGGACATGGAGTTCACTTTTGAGGATATGTACACTGGAGAGAGGA GAGTGAAAGGTGCCCTGGTGCTGCAGCTGGTCCCAGAGCCTCTCGCAGCTGTGTCCACTGGCAGCCAGGATGAAGACCGAGACCTGACCCTGGAGGAGGCCACTCCTGACCTTACACCCTTGGCTGGGGCAGAGGAACAACAGGATGAAG GCCTCTAG
- the LOC111960740 gene encoding centrosomal protein of 295 kDa isoform X2, with the protein MPKKMLIKAHVMFPQKPDCEAIAQKNEENNVRADERYRDAIKELKSQRQKEKEEQNRFEARKKAIQVEKERAAKVANLPSLPPNPIENIESRKLPGVKKSDVDAFSVTHYHMPETAVDREVDTAQPKAWEEVRRLQELGQEEQRERQEQLEKARLRGNHALRRERLTQDRERLLVDLEHMHQTDLLRRRQVMTQMPAQIFQPLYKRQEMREDWQRDMEFTFEDMYTGERRVKGALVLQLVPEPLAAVSTGSQDEDRDLTLEEATPDLTPLAGAEEQQDEEPSRPLGGAPRQALKKLLTSVRSQRHQWGYRRLVDPTSDCQTIQTAERDTASGGTTIESGSLASEKRGRPLTTSPRLPDPSQPAQAIETTEEYIVAGTLLHPD; encoded by the exons ATGCCAAAGAAAAT GTTGATCAAGGCACACGTCATGTTTCCCCAGAAGCCTGACTGTGAGGCAATTGCACAGAAAAATGAGGAGAATAACGTTCGGGCAGATGAGCGCTATCGAGACGCCATCAAAGAGCTCAAatcacagagacagaaagaaaaggaGGAACAAAATCG TTTTGAGGCTAGGAAGAAGGCCATAcaagtggagaaggagagggcagCAAAAGTGGCCAACCTCCCATCCCTTCCACCCAACCCAATTGAG AATATTGAGTCAAGGAAGCTACCTGGAGTGAAGAAATCGGACGTGGATGCCTTCTCTGTGACCCACTATCACATGCCAGAGACTGCAGTGGACAGGGAAGTCGACACAGCACAG CCAAAGGCATGGGAGGAGGTGCGGCGCCTGCAGGAGCTAGGacaggaggagcagagggagagacaggagcagCTGGAGAAAGCTCGTCTTAGGGGCAACCACGCACTGAGGAGGGAACGGCTCACACAG GACCGAGAGCGTCTCCTGGTGGACCTGGAACACATGCATCAGACAGACCTGTTGAGGCGCAGGCAGGTGATGACTCAGATGCCTGCCCAGATCTTCCAGCCGCTCTACAAGAGACAGGAGATGAGGGAGGACTGGCAGAGGGACATGGAGTTCACTTTTGAGGATATGTACACTGGAGAGAGGA GAGTGAAAGGTGCCCTGGTGCTGCAGCTGGTCCCAGAGCCTCTCGCAGCTGTGTCCACTGGCAGCCAGGATGAAGACCGAGACCTGACCCTGGAGGAGGCCACTCCTGACCTTACACCCTTGGCTGGGGCAGAGGAACAACAGGATGAAG AACCATCCAGGCCTCTAGGTGGTGCTCCCAGACAGGCCTTGAAGAAACTATTGACCAGCGTCAGGTCACAGAGACACCAGTGGGGCTACCGGAGGCTGGTTGACCCCACGTCTGACTGCCAAACTATTCAGACAGCAGAGCGCGACACGGCCTCAGGTGGTACGACCATTGAGTCAGGCTCTCTGGCCAGCGAAAAGCGGGGCCGACCGTTGACCACTAGTCCCAGACTCCCTGACCCCTCTCAGCCAGCCCAAG CTATAGAGACAACAGAGGAGTACATAGTAGCTGGTACCCTGCTCCATCCTGATTAA
- the LOC139024365 gene encoding uncharacterized protein: MRDQTGHLCGGPTHTLSPWTPSQELRGMGQHCQPDHRSPLRQVLLIGSGPGAGLHYQPNDLPALRSINLTGPRVGFDFEQNESVNQSTSVSQLIGRMRLDQSSQWLDEGQDESRIMGPLVGELDESASQWSGSSGADGSNFLGWVDLRGSGQTGVSSDREGAPEAHSLSSSFLPGLEPLPHYQCLQRSGTSSQEVDRTGASDSFHPLLAEVTHNETAEPSMTFHLPEEEVEGPCFHEEESDHEAPAGDLNLCMLRGVCGQHLVCHL, from the exons ATGAGGGACCAGACAGGTCACCTGTGTGGGGGGCCGACCCACACACTCTCCCCTTGGACACCGAGTCAGGAGCTCAGAG GAATGGGACAGCACTGTCAACCGGATCATAGATCGCCTCTCAGACAAGTCCTCCTCATTGGCTCTGGACCAGGGGCAGGACTCCACTATCAGCCCAATGATTTGCCAGCTCTCAGGTCAATCAACCTCACTGGACCAAGGGTGGGATTCGACTTTGAGCAGAAtgagtcagtcaatcagtcaaccTCTGTGAGCCAGCTGATTGGTAGGATGCGACTGGACCAGTCATCCCAGTGGCTGGATGAAGGCCAGGATGAGAGCCGGATTATGGGGCCTCTGGTTGGAGAGCTGGATGAGTCTGCTTCCCAATGGAGTGGGAGCTCAG GAGCTGATGGGTCAAACTTCCTAGGCTGGGTGGATTTGAGAGGCTCGGGCCAGACAGGAGTGTCATCTGACCGAGAGGGAGCCCCTGAAGCCCATTCACTGAGCAGCTCCTTTCTCCCTGGACTGGAACCTCTGCCACACTACCAGTGCCTGCAGCGCTCTGGCACCAGCTCCCAGGAAGTAGACAGGACTGGGG CCTCTGACTCCTTCCACCCCCTCCTGGCTGAAGTAACACACAACGAGACCGCTGAACCGTCCATGACCTTTCACCTTCCAGAAGAGGAAGTGGAGGGGCCATGTTTCCACGAAGAAGAAAGTGACCATGAAGCACCTGCAGGGGACCTTAATCTCTGCATGCTCAGAGGAGTTTGTGGACAACACTTGGTCTGTCACCTCTGA
- the LOC111960741 gene encoding centrosomal protein of 295 kDa-like isoform X1 produces the protein MYPQGQQWGVWQHVPSGASLCEDVPTLDKPLEGGDTDMESTPAPQTVDQGGAIIKDLGAGEPDVQLCSESKISPPIWERIMVGSVKGIMDDSMLTLVSLTDTALKDNGLAEEGEMDEVSDQEGIVEKESEWTVLPEEDASLQEEETTPSHAVMLLEFQSCPSMNLQEAFQEKRRALIQRSAHRVEEIQAKTAEAKATTRAQSDPTTVQPSTTKPRREGRSAESTYAGVDAKQKKQQPKLQTPLPPPMLAKLKKVGEVRISTPEMMCVADMRQRTERLYSRLDEVKLRKVRSRQEAYAKNREKAKEFHTVTFKIPQILKEFNMILYLALLYIELIES, from the exons ATGTATCCCCAGGGGCAGCAGTGGGGGGTCTGGCAGCATGTTCCCTCAGGCGCCTCTCTCTGTGAAGATGTCCCCACTTTGGACAAGCCACTTGAAGGCGGGGATACTGATATGGAGAGCACACCAGCACCTCAGACAGTTGACCAAGGAGGTGCTATTATTAAGGACCTGGGTGCAGGAGAGCCGGATGTCCAGCTATGTTCAGAGTCAAAGATCAGCCCTCCCATCTGGGAGAGAATAATG gTGGGCAGTGTGAAGGGGATAATGGACGATTCCATGCTGACCCTGGTGAGCCTGACAGACACCGCATTAAAGGACAACGGACTcgctgaggaaggagagatggatgaggtATCAGACCAAGAAGGTATTGTGGAAAAG GAATCAGAGTGGACAGTGTTGCCAGAGGAGGACGCCAGCCTACAGGAGGAAGAGACAACCCCCTCTCATGCAG TAATGCTGCTGGAGTTCCAGTCGTGTCCCAGCATGAATCTACAGGAGGCCTTCCAGGAGAAACGCAGAGCCCTGATCCAGAGGTCTGCCCACAGGGTGGAGGAGATTCAGGCCAAGACGGCTGAAGCCAAAGCAACCACCAGGGCCCAGTCTGACCCAACCACTGTTCAGCCATCCACTACTAAacccaggagagaggggaggagtgcaGAGTCAACCTATGCAGGAGTGGATGCCAAGCAGAAAAAGCAACAGCCAAAGCTCCAAACTCCCTTGCCCCCTCCCATGCTAG CCAAGCTGAAGAAGGTTGGGGAGGTGAGGATCAGCACTCCTGAGATGATGTGTGTGGCTGACATGCGCCAGAGAACAGAGAG GTTGTACAGCCGACTAGATGAGGTGAAGCTTCGGAAGGTCAGGAGCAGACAGGAGGCATATgccaaaaacagggagaaggccAAAGAGTTTCACACGGTAACATTTAAAATACCCCAAATTTTAAAGGAATTTAACATGATACTGTATCTGGCATTACTGTATATTGAATTAATTGAAAGTTGA
- the LOC111960741 gene encoding centrosomal protein of 295 kDa-like isoform X2 — MYPQGQQWGVWQHVPSGASLCEDVPTLDKPLEGGDTDMESTPAPQTVDQGGAIIKDLGAGEPDVQLCSESKISPPIWERIMVGSVKGIMDDSMLTLVSLTDTALKDNGLAEEGEMDEVSDQEGIVEKESEWTVLPEEDASLQEEETTPSHAVMLLEFQSCPSMNLQEAFQEKRRALIQRSAHRVEEIQAKTAEAKATTRAQSDPTTVQPSTTKPRREGRSAESTYAGVDAKQKKQQPKLQTPLPPPMLAKLKKVGEVRISTPEMMCVADMRQRTERLYSRLDEVKLRKVRSRQEAYAKNREKAKEFHTKTLQKLRAKQSPQ, encoded by the exons ATGTATCCCCAGGGGCAGCAGTGGGGGGTCTGGCAGCATGTTCCCTCAGGCGCCTCTCTCTGTGAAGATGTCCCCACTTTGGACAAGCCACTTGAAGGCGGGGATACTGATATGGAGAGCACACCAGCACCTCAGACAGTTGACCAAGGAGGTGCTATTATTAAGGACCTGGGTGCAGGAGAGCCGGATGTCCAGCTATGTTCAGAGTCAAAGATCAGCCCTCCCATCTGGGAGAGAATAATG gTGGGCAGTGTGAAGGGGATAATGGACGATTCCATGCTGACCCTGGTGAGCCTGACAGACACCGCATTAAAGGACAACGGACTcgctgaggaaggagagatggatgaggtATCAGACCAAGAAGGTATTGTGGAAAAG GAATCAGAGTGGACAGTGTTGCCAGAGGAGGACGCCAGCCTACAGGAGGAAGAGACAACCCCCTCTCATGCAG TAATGCTGCTGGAGTTCCAGTCGTGTCCCAGCATGAATCTACAGGAGGCCTTCCAGGAGAAACGCAGAGCCCTGATCCAGAGGTCTGCCCACAGGGTGGAGGAGATTCAGGCCAAGACGGCTGAAGCCAAAGCAACCACCAGGGCCCAGTCTGACCCAACCACTGTTCAGCCATCCACTACTAAacccaggagagaggggaggagtgcaGAGTCAACCTATGCAGGAGTGGATGCCAAGCAGAAAAAGCAACAGCCAAAGCTCCAAACTCCCTTGCCCCCTCCCATGCTAG CCAAGCTGAAGAAGGTTGGGGAGGTGAGGATCAGCACTCCTGAGATGATGTGTGTGGCTGACATGCGCCAGAGAACAGAGAG GTTGTACAGCCGACTAGATGAGGTGAAGCTTCGGAAGGTCAGGAGCAGACAGGAGGCATATgccaaaaacagggagaaggccAAAGAGTTTCACACG AAAACCTTACAGAAGCTACGGGCCAAGCAGTCTCCGCAATGA